The genome window GACCAGGCCAGAGCCCCACTGACCCTGGCCCCGCCTTGCACAGAACAACAAGGTGCAGCCGGACCTGAATATCCTGCAGGTGTGGAGCCAGGGACTGTCCGGCCAGGGCATCGTGGTCTCTGTCCTGGATGACGGCATCGAGAAGGACCACCCAGACCTCTGGGCCAACTACGTGAGTCCATGGGGCCGGGTCAGGGCTTCCTCACGTCCCAAGGCCTGTCACAGCCCCTTCaagtccccaccctcccccaggacCCCCTGGCCAGCTATGACTTCAACGACTACGACCCAGACCCCCAGCCGAGATACACGCCCAGTGATGAGAACCGGTGAGCCTAGTGTCCCACAGGGCAAGGGGGCAGCTCCTGGTATCCCTAGGGGGCCGAGGGGGCTGTGACGGGAACCTGTCTCTGACTTGGCATCAGGCACGGAACCCGCTGTGCTGGGGAAGTGGCAGCGATAGCAAACAACAGGTTCTGTGGCACTGGCGTCGCCTACAACGCCCGTATCGGAGGTACTCAGGCTCTCGCCGGGGACAGACTCAGGCCCGCGGCCCGGGGTAGCTGCAAATACCCGGGAGAGTTGGCAGAGagctggggaggaagcctctgggTGCCACATGCTCATCCCTGGGCCATGCTGAGCACCCCCAGACACCCCCAGCCCCGGGCACAGGCAGGATGCCCACAGAGGCCACCTCCGCTGCCCACACAGGGGTGCGCATGCTGGACGGGACCATCACGGATGTCATCGAGGCCCAGTCACTGAGCCTGCAGCCGCAGCACATCCACATCTACAGCGCCAGCTGGGGCCCTGAGGACGATGGCCGCACGGTGGACGGCCCGGGCATCCTCACCCGAGAGGCCTTTAGGCGTGGTGTGACCAAGGTGAGCGGGCGCGGGGCACAGAGGCCTGGGCCTGTGTGGGAGGCCCACGCTCCATcccagtctctgtccctgtccctcGTCTGCAGGGCCGCGGCGGGCTGGGCACCCTCTTCATCTGGGCCTCAGGCAACGGTGGCCTGCACTATGACAACTGCAACTGTGACGGCTACACCAACAGCATCCACACGCTCTCCGTGGGCAGCACCACCCAGCAGGGCCACGTGCCCTGGTACAGTGAGGCTTGCGCCTCCACACTCACCACTACCTTCAGCAGCGGCGTGGCCACAGACCCCCAAATTGTGAGTGCCTGCCCAGTGCCCTCTCGCAGCCGGACCTGCCCACCCAACCTGGCTCACCTGGTCCCCCgccttccctcctcccagggcTGCCCTGTGGGCGCCTGACACACAGACTGGGgtcccagggccaggctgcatgGTGGTTGCCCCTTCACACACCCTCATGTCTCCCAGGAGGGCAGGCACCCTGTTCAGGGCCCTGAGCCCGCTGTCCTGCTCTGTGGTGCCTCTTGTTTGAAGCCCTTGGGACTTTGTGAACCAGGCAGGGTTTTCGTGTGCGCTGGCCCCTGAGTCCCTCTCTGTGCCCCCAGGTCACCACAGACCTGCACCACCGGTGCACGGACAAGCACACAGGCACCTCGGCCTCTGCGCCGCTGGCCGCGGGCATGATCGCCCTGGCTCTGGAGGCCAAGTAGGTGCCAATAGGGCCCCACATACTGCCTGTGCCccctggcctggccccagctTACCTGCCTTCACCCCCTCCCAGCCCGTTCTTGACGTGGAGGGACATGCAGCATCTGGTGGTTCGTGCGTCCAGGCCGGCTCAGCTCCAGGCTGAGGACTGGAGGACCAACGGTGTGGGACGCCAAGGTGCGGCAGGaccgggcgggggtgggggtgccgtGACCACAGGGCGGTGACAGCTGCCCCCCCACAGTGAGCCACCACTACGGCTATGGGCTGCTGGACGCCGGGCTGCTGGTGGGCCTGGCCCGGACGTGGCTGCCCACGCAACCCCAAAAGAAATGCACCGTCCACATTGTTCACACTCCCACGTGAGCACCGCCTCTGCCCAGTCCCTGTGCTCAcctgccacctccccagccctcccccaacACCTACCACATCCCCTAGTCTTCCCCCTACCTGCCTGGCCACCACCTGCCAACTCCCACCTGGGGCGTGGACACATGGGGGGCAGGCCCTgaggcctcagtttacccatttGTACAAGGAGAGGGCAAGTCTCATGATCTGAGCCCAGACCCTGATTGATGgcagcccatcccccagcagGCCAGCAGGAGTGGCCTTCAGTATTGACACGGACACCGACCCCGGCCCCGACACTGAAGTTGCGGCCCCCAGCCCCATCCTGCAGCGGATGCATGTGAGGAAGAACGTGTCGGCCTGCGCCGGCCAGGCCAACTACATCCGCTCACTGGAGCACGTGCAGGTGCAGCTGTCCCTATCCTACAGCCGCCGCGGGGACCTGGAAATCTCACTCACCAGCCCCATGGGCACCCGCTCCACGCTCGTGGCCGTCAGGTGCGGGCCCAGGGGACCAGCCCTGGGCACAAATGCTGTCTCCTTCCTGAGTGACCCCACTTGGAGGGGCCAAGGGCAAAGTGgaccccacccctgcctgtgGGGGCTGGTCCCTTGCCAGCATGTGGCACCACAGTCAGACACTTCCTGTGCTCAGCGCCCTGCAGGACTGTGGGTctgagcccctccccacctccaccttccTGTCTGTCCCAGACCCTTGGATGCCAGCGGCCAAGGCTACAACAGCTGGATCTTCATGTCCACCCACTTCTGGGATGAGAACCCGCGGGGCTCGTGGACCCTGGGCCTGGAGAACAAGGGCTACTACTTCAACACAGGTGACGGCCGCACGCGGGCTGGAGCTGGCCCCCACCCGCCCCAAGCCCTGGGGCCAGCCTCCTGAACCCTGCACAGGGGCTCCCAGTGGTCTCCTCGGAGAGACTAAGCAGGCACGTCTGGTGCATAGTGGGTGTTCACTTACCAGCCCGCAGCAGGTGTTCAGGTGCTAGGGAGCAATGGGTGCCCACAGCGTGCAGACGGTGCCAGGCGGCCCGGGGCACCGTCTGAGTCTGCGGATCTGGGATGGAGTGCGGGTGGCAGGGGTAGGGGGCCCAGAATGGCAGGACCAGGCTGCCAACAGTCTCTCCCCCTCCTTTCGGTGCCCACCGCGACCCCTGCCCAGGGACGCTGTACCGCTACACTCTGCTCCTCTACGGGACGGCTGAGGATATGACGGCgcggcccccaggcccccaggtgaCCAGCAGCGCGTGTGTGCAGCGGGACACGGAGGGGCTGTGCCAGGGTGAGTGCCCGGCGCGGCAGGGCCCGCCCGCTGGGAGGTGGCGGGCAGTGTGCGTGTGCAGCCCGGGGTGGCGGGTAGGCTGCGGCAGTGGGTCATGGCCTCACAGCCCTGTGGACGTGTCTCTTGTGCAGAATGCCACAGCCCTGCCTACATCCTGGGCCACCTCTGCCTCTCCCACTGCCCGCCAAGGTACTTCAACCACACGCAGCAGGCGGTGACTGCGGGGCCTGGAGGCCCAGACGCCCCTGCCCTGCAGATGTGCTCCAGCTGCCACTCGTCCTGCTACACCTGCCGCGGCAGCTCCCCGCTGGACTGCACCTCCTGCCCGCCTCCATCCACGCTGGATGAGCAGCGGGGCTCCTGCTCTGGACCTGCCCCCACCAAGGGCCGCTCCCAGCCCACCGTGACTGCCTGCCCCCGCTGCCATGGGCGAGCCCTGGCCCTGGTGCTGGCCCTGCTGGCCGTGGCATTCGGGAACTCCCTCCTCTGCAGCATCCTTCTCGCGGGCTGCCTGCTGCTGTGTGTCGGACCTGCCAGCAGTGGGGGCCACCCTGGTCACCACTCCAGGCCCCACTGCAGGCTGAAACCCAGAGAAGTCTGACTAGGAGAGCCAGCGTGCGCCTCAGCCCAGCCCCGGTGGGCACCACTGTCCTGCTGCCCGGACCGGCACCCTGTGGGAAACTGTCCCTGAAAGGCCCTGGCTGCCACTGAGGCCCACAGGCCAGAGGCAGGGGTGTGGGGTCGGGCTCAGCAGGTCCAGGTGGAAGGGAAAAAGAGAGCCAGAAGTCAGTTGCACAGTTCAGGTGGGGTCGGGGTGAGATAGGCCAGAGGCAGGTGGGCGaccaccctcccttcctccctggtcCCAGAATGGGGGAAGGCGGGGAGAACACATGACAACATCCAGAGTCTCAGGCACCGCGTCCCACTGGAGTTGGCAAATAAAGGTTGAATAGGAGGTGCAGGTCTTGTGGGCTCCTTTGGGGCGTCAAACTCTTCTTCACGGCATGGTTGGTGGTTCCCCCACATCTCACATGGAAACCATCTTCCCCCCAGTGTCAGTCTCTGGAGGACCCAGGAGCCCGCAGAGGAAAAGGGGTCAGTGGGGCCCAGAGTCCCAGCCGTGGAGGGCCGGGGAGGGCAGGGTCCCCAGGGAGTAATCCCACCCACGTGCTGTAAGGCCTCTGAGTCCCAGGATTCCCTCCGCCACTGCTCTAAGCCCTCCTCCATCCTTGTGAGTGAGTTTCTCTGGAACTCCGGGAACTAACAGAGTGTGATTCGTAAATGACGATTCACACGGCCTTCTACCCCTGCTGGCAGTCAACGGTTCCCCATTGTACATTTTCTCCATTCTTCGAGGTCCTTGGGAGGCTGCTGGGACCATGGCTAGGGGTACATGGCTCTCAtcactccctcccccaccccagcctcaacTTCCCCATCTGGAAATTGGGTTCTCCATCTCTCTAGGACAGAAAGAGGATCCTGAGGTACAGGAAGGGGGCAGTGGGAAAGGGTGTGGACAGAGCTATTAAGAGTCCCTCCTCTGTCCTCGCACCAGTGGGGTGGGGACTCATCTGGCCTGATTTTCAGAGTAGGGAGGCTGGTTGTGCCTCACCCATGGACTCCCAGAAGCAGTCCTGGGTTGTTGCAGGAGCCCCAGGGTCCACCCCCTCCAGTGGCCCTGGGCATCTGGGGATCTGCTCGGCCACCAGGCTCATTTTGGCCAGTCTCAAGCCTTGAACAGAATGAGGCTCTGTCGAGAGCTGCAAGCAGGTGGCCGGTGAGGGAGGACACAGCCTCATCTCCCTCCCTTGACCTTGCCAGATGCCCTCCCAGGCCTCCCAATGCACCCAGAGTCCCACAGGCTCGGACCCTTACTCCGGATTTACATCTGAGATGGAGCCTGTCCCTGCGGGTCCAGGCTGCGTGTCCAGAGGCACCTGGCCTCCTCCTCAGAGCCTTGGTGGCTGCACCTGTGCGACAGCATTAAGCCTCACCTAACACTCCCGGGGGTCAGGCTCAAATGAGGTCATTTTCCCATCTGCACCACAGTAAGCGCCACAAACATGCCAGAAACAGACAGTTCCACAGACAATTAAATAGAGAGTTACCTTGTgccccagcaattctgctcccaGGTATGTACCTAAGGAAACCAAAAACACAGTTGCACAAAAACCTGTGCAGGGATGCTCACAGCAGCCTGTAGCAGTCAAaatgtggaaacagcccaaatgtccgtggacaggtgaatgaataaacaacgCAATATGGTCCCTCCACACATGTGAACGTCACTCAGCCATGAATAGGAGAGAAGAACTGACACCCATTACCTCATGGATGAAAACTCACAACgcgagagaagcagacacagaaggacacgcAGTGTGTGACTCCATTTATGTGAAACGTCCAGAACAGGCCAGTCCACAGAGTGTGTTAGAGGGTACCAGGGGCTGAGGAGGGGTGACTGCTGATGGGGATGGGGCTTCCTTTTGGGAATGGTCTGGAGTTAGACTGCGGGCATGGTTGCACAAGGTGcaactctctccctctccccaaaacattgagttgtacactttaaacaggtggactttatggtatgtaaattactttttaaaaataagtcgaAGTAccgttgatttacaatgttgtgtgtaaATTACTTTTTATAAGTTgcttaaaaacacaaaaacttcCCTCTGCTCTGAGCCAGTCTATCCGTCCTAACCAAGAGGGGAGGGGCCAAAATCACCGTCCAGCGACGCCCCaccttggtggggagggggttttAGAGATGGGAGAGGTGGCCATGACTGGGATGTGGGAGGGAGATGCTGACCCGAGTCCTGTGTCCCAGGCCACCTCACTGGAGAGTGGCACAGTGGGCTTTCACTGAGCGCTCCCTGTGCGCCGGCcacgtggcctgggcctgcacagtaaCTGTCCCATGACAGCCACGTGGGTTGAGGCTCGTGTCCAACTCTGCAGAGAGCCAGGACTCGGATGCCTTGTTAGGCAGCGAGAAGAGCGGGGACTGGACCCTATGCCCACCCCTTGGGTTTCCAGGCCCAGAACTGGGAGGCTGAAGTCGCGTCCTTTGTTCTGGCCCAATCGTTTCTCTTCTCCGATCACTCCCGCCCATGGAGGGCGCGGCCCCTTTAGGAGGGGGCGTGGCTTCGCGGTGGGCGGGAGCAGGAGATGGCAGGAAGTGTGCGTCACGTGCCTATAGGGAGGGTCCGCGCTCCGACCGGAACCGGAAGTGGTTGCTCGGCCGCGGTGGCGGCTTGAGGCGCGCTGCTAGGTGAGGCGGCCGTGGCGCCGGGAGCTTTGGGGGAAGCTGTGGCCTGGGTGGAGCCGGACTCTGAAGCGCCTGTGCCTGGGCTGTTCGCCTCTGGGAGGAGCGGGGCAGGGCGGGCTTCGCCGGGAGCGGAGCCCCGGAGCTTGTGCAGGAGTTCGCTGGGCGGGAGGAACAGCCGGGTCAGCGCTCCCTTCTCCCGCCTCCAAGGATGGGCTCCAAGGCCAAGAAGCGCGTGGTGCTGCCCACCCGCCCGGCGCCCCCCACGGTGGAGCAGATCCTGGAGGACGTGCGCGGGGCCCCCGCCGAGGACCCCGTCTTCACCGCCCTGGCCCGGGAAGGTAGGGCCTAGGCCAAGCAGGGGAGAGGCGGCCTCGAGACCCCAGCAGGAAGAGGCGGGGGAGGCACTTGGCTGCTTTGAAGACATAGAAGCAGAGTTAAGTAgtcaggacagaggctgcctggccttttacagaaaaagcatGTTCACCCCTTGTACAGAAGATAGAATCAGCTAAGTGACTACAGGGTCACGCCTACAGTTGTACggtgaattttgtgttctgctctGTGAAGTTAATTTATTCACTTAACAAACCTTCATTAAGAGCTTATTATGGATCAGGTTCTGTTCTAAGCATTGAAGCAGAGAGgtgaacaaaaaagataaaaatgcctaCCTTCAGGCCATTCTAGTGGGTAGAGACATTACATATAAGTCTCTTGGGAAGGTAGAGAGTGAGAAACGCTttgggaaattttgttttattaagtaATAGTAGAAAATTTAATTCTTTGCCCCACGTGGCCACAGTTTAAGCGTCCAGGAGCCACCCCTGGCCGGTGCTGCTCGGGACGGCCCAGCTGGAGGGCGTTTCCCcgcccggaatgctatgttgcaCCGGGCAGCCCGAGGAACGTAAGTGGCATTTTTTCTGCGACTGCAGCTGGGTCTTCCCAGGCTGCTTGAGCCCCAGGCTAAGAATCATGGACCCAGGTCCCTGGCATTACGAGGTTGGGGAAGCCGGAGCCCGGGCACTGCCAGGGCCCACTTCAGGGGAGAAGTGGCTTCCTTTGCTGGCTTGTGTTTGTGCCTGGGACCACACTTGGCCTCCCTGTGCGCTGTCAGGCTTTCCCGCCCTGTTACTAAGGCGGGTGATAAGGTGATTTTTAATTGAATGCCAGGGTTTCCAGGCCTGTCGAGAGACATGGGACCAGGCAGAGTGGAGGGGAACTCGATGTGTCTCCAGTTTGCCCTGAAGCCTGTGCTCTTTCTGCCCCGCCCCCCATCTCCCGCTCAACAGGCGCGCCCTTTGGGGAGCAGGGTCACTGAGAAGTGCGTGTCACGCCCTCCTTGCTTGCCTCCAACTCCCTGAGTGTTGAGCATCACGAGGTTGCACAACCACGGAGAGGTTTCAGGAGTACAGATGAGAGCCGTCCTGCTCCGTGATTCCATCATGGGGTCAACACCTTTTCCAGGAACTGGAGCCCACCCCAAGGCAGGGCCAGGGGACAGTGGAGTCAGGCCTTTTTCTCTGTGACCTGTCGCCTTCAGTCACATGCTTTCTCTGGGGGGTGAACTGAGTCCTCTCCATGTACAGCGGGCAGTGATGCTGTCATGTCCTGTCCCCAGATTCCCCAGGCCCCTCCGGGAGGGCTGAGGACACAGAGGCCCAGCGGGAGCAGCTCTACCAGCAGAGCCGGGTCTACGTGGCCATGAACCAGAGACTGCGTCAGGCGGGCACCCGGCTGAAGCAGAAGTGTGAGGAGCTGCAGCGAGCTGGCCAGAAGCTGGAGCACGACGTTTGCCAGGTCGGGCAGGTggctctgccaggcactgtggccACCTCCTCAGGCTGACCTGGCCCCCAGGCTCGCCAGAACCTTGGGTCCTCCCCTGAACACCTGACCAGCACACCTCAGACATGAGCCCTGGGTCCCAGAAGCAGGTTCTGCATTTCCCTTCTCCTGTGGCCTAGGCACGGGCCTAGGCCCCAGGGGACACAGCTTGCCCAGGGTGTGTGGCTGCGGCAGGGGCAGTGGGCTTCAGCTGGTCGGGCCCCTCTCTGAGGGTGGGTCTGGGGCGCACACATGTCCTTCACCCCGGAGCTTCTCTCCTGGGGCCCAATAGCCGTGGAGCCTGGACTGGACTTCCTGTGGGCCCAGTACCCGAGGGCCAGTCcagccttcctcccctccttcccctcggGCACCCTGCTTCACTGATCACCCATTCAGCTGAGCTGGCAGAACCCACCCCTCTGGTTCTGGTATATGAACTGGAGGCCCCCAGAGATTCCAGGAGAGGATGGGGGAGTTCAGTCTCCTGCCCCGCCCATGGTGGCCCTGGTTATGAGGAGCAATGGCCCTGCGGGGCCCAGATCTGAGATGGGCCCTAGGGACGGGGGAGCACTCTTCGGGGCCCCGGGCACCCCATCTAAGGCATGGGCACTCCCTCAGGGCAGACACTTGTCTGTCCGTCAGCTGCAGGATTCTGTCTTAATGGGGCGCGAGGCCTGGGCTCCCATGAGAGGATGGGATGGTCAGTTGCTTGCCCGGAGCCCTCACCTCACTGCCCCCACTCCTTGCACACTCCACCTGTGGGCAGGTGGGCGGTGGGGCAGGAAAGAATCTTGAAAAGGGCTTTCACCCTAAAACAGATCCCATGAAGACCAGAGAAGCAGTGGATCTGCGGGAGGTGGCCCCGGGGCCAGGCCTATGGTGGACAACCCCACTGAGCCCCTCAGGTGAAATCCCCATGTCTGGTCACCTGAATGGTGCCTCTGTGAGCCACTCCTTTCTCGGGTTCCTTGGAAGCTTGGGGCAGCACTGGGCCCCACCACGGCAGAGCCCTCAGGTGGGAGATGCTACACGCCCCAGGAGGTGTTGCTCTTTCCCTAAAGAAAGGGTGCCTGCTTAACCCTGAGAGACTCCCCAGAAAAGGAAACATGACCTGGGGTGCACAGGTGTTCACACAGGGCAGGACTGGCTCTGGTTGCAGCTGCAGGTGCTAGGCCGCCTCGTCCAGAGTCAGTTTGCTATCAGCTGGCCCTTGGTTGGGGTGCATCACCCCTCCCTGCCCGGCCCCATCTCCGGGTGAGGACTCCTGTCTTTGGGACACTGTTTACTCTCTGGAGCCCCTCAGGGTCAGGTCACTCCACTGACCTCCTCCCCAGTCCCGTCCCCCGTGCCTGGCATGGGCGCTCTCCCTAAACCCCGGCCCGGCACTGAGCTCTGGGTTCTGCCCTCCCATCCTCGCGCTTCTGGGGAGCAGGGTTCTGCAGGCAGCATTGGACCTGGGGCAGGTTTGGCCAGGTGGAAAGGCCTGTGAAGTTCCCCTCCTGACCCTCGTCCCAGCCATGCCATCTCAGGGCAGCGCCATGGGCAGTGTGGAGTGCGATCTGACAGCTGTTTATTAAAGGTGCACGTGAGACGTCTGGTTCCACAGCCTCCAACCAGATGATGGCTTTACAGTTGGTGGGGGGACAGGCGGGGCTGTATGTACAGGGAGCTGAGTGTGTACACTGAGGAGGCCCAGGACTGAATGGAGACGCGGGTGCAGGAGATGAACCACGGCAGCTCGGCTCGGGCTGCAGCCAGCTGGGCGGTGTGGGTGAGGTAATGCTGAGAATTCAGCACCCAGCTCGGGGTGTCCATCTGCCCCTGGGCTGAGGTCCCCAGCTTGGGTGCCCCATGCCCCCTTGACAGGTGGCCAGGTGGCCAAGCAGCGTCCTGAGGGGTCAGGGCTTCACGGGCAGCATTTGGATCCTCAGTCCCCCAGCTCCGGCCTCAGGTCAATTGTTCAGTGACTGCCAGAGCTGTCTTCTCCAGGAACCTGCTCTGCCCAGGCCCCTGGGCCCCCACTGCCGTGGGTGGAGAAGGCAGAAGTGGCTGCTGGACGAGGATGAGCGGGCCCTGCCTGTGGAGAGAATGCCCAGGGCCGGACAGAGGGCAGGCAGCCGGGGAGGGTCCTCTGTCACCAGTCACGCCACGGCTCTGCTTGCCCGAGAGGTAGCTCTGGGAGGTCTCCCCACGGCCCacgcagggagacaggcacacagcgGCGAGAGCACCGCTCTGGGTCTCACGGTGTGGGgcttgccccaccccacccccaccgccgggTCAGCTGGGGTGGGGACCCATTTCAATGGGGAGGCTGGCTGTAGCCCCCAAGTCTGGGAAGCCTGGAAGACCACCTGGCCCTGCCGTGACGCTGCTGATGGGGACAGGAACCGCAGTTTCTGAGTTTGGCCTGGAGCCCCCAGGTCCAGTGCCCTCTGCTGCCTGCCGGCTCCCCGGGGAGACTCCCCAGAGGCCCCCACTGTGGGTGCCGTCAAAGAAGGAGCATTTGGTGCAGTCTGCAGCCCTTCTGGTCGTGTGTCCTGTTCTGGTCCCTCAGGCAGAGCCCTGGAGTCTGTCCTGCAGGACGGGGTGTTGCAGGAGGGGACACAGCGTGGTCCATGTGCGCTCTAAGCGGCAGCAGCAGCATAGTGTCCGAGGGACGGGACAGTGGTGCCCGTAGGTGGAGACGGCTCCTTCGGCGCCTCTTGACTCAACCCCATGTCCTCTCCTCCCAGAGAAAGGACGttggcccccagcccccaggagcagctctgcgGGGCAGCTGTGATGGCAGACCCGTGGGCCCAGAGCAGCTCTGGCGCAGAGCCAGGCTCTGCAGGGAAGAGGTCGTCAGCTCTTCCTACACAAGGTGTGCTTGGGTGGAGAAGGACCACACACCTGCCTTGGGGTGCGGCCTCTCCTGGCCTCCAGGCCTGCTGTCCACCTCCCTGCCTTGTCTGGTACCAGCTCTCTCACATCTGTCGGCTGTGGTTCCGGGGCTCCAGGTCCCACAGTCCGGAGGCTGGGCGCAGGCTCCACCTTGGATCCCACAGTCACGCTATCCCACAGGGAGGAGCCCCAGACCCAGGGCTCCTCACCTTGGAAAGGAGAGTAAGATTGAAAAAGGAAAGACCAGTGGCTGGGCAGCTGTCTGCCGGGACCtcctctcctgggctgcagtcctgcCGGGGTCACAGCTGCCTCTCCTTGGCCCCTCCCGTTGGTACCTTGCCCACCAGGGCATCTTGACCTTGCCTGCCCAGGTCAGCCAGAGCCCACCCATCGTCCACACACCCCCTTCCGCTTGTTCCTTACCAGTTGCAGGGGTGCCCTGGGTCGCGaccgcaccccacccccaccctcagtcTCCAGGCTCCCTACTTGTCTCTGTCTGGGGCAGGGGCTGCCTTTCTATTGGGCTCAGCTGCACCCCCTCCACACCCCCAGCTGGGGCTGAGAAGGCAGACAAACCAGCTGAGCCATTATTAACAAATTACCCGGTCCTGCCTGTAATTACAGgcttcctcctgtgcctgcatTGCCGCAGCCCCCAGCTGGCAGGCTCCTGCTGGTgccaccctccccagccctgtcccccaccTCGGCGGGCACCGTTACCTCCTTGCAGCTCctgaggtggaggaggggagtgtCATGCTGATCCTGGGCCCAGCAGGGCTGGGAGCCCTGGAGGGCACTGCTGAGGACAGCCCCTGCTAGAAGGGTGGTCCACCGTGGGACCACCTCTAGCAGGGACTTGAGGTCCAGCCTGCCGCTCATTTTCCTTCCGTAGTGCCCACCCCTCTCCCCGGCACAGAAGCAAGCGTCTACGTGTGAGTTGTGAGGCCCATGTGGGCAGGGGTGAGGCTCAGAGGGCGGGCAACTGGCTGGGCAGGCAGGCCCTGGGACCACCCTCGGGGCCGCCAGACCGCTTTGGGCCGGGAGAGGATGTTCTGGAAAGCCAGCTCTGGCCACTATTCCAGGAGGCTGGTGGGGATGGGGACAGGGGCTTTCTCCACGGCAGAGTCAGCGGTGGCTGCCACCATGGGGCTGGGCACGTAATTGAAGGGGGGAACCCGGGCTGAGCGGCTGGGGGAGCCATGCCGGCTGGTAGGAAAGCCCCCTGCGGCCACCCCTAGCCCCTCGTGGACAAAGGGGGTAGGGGTGGGCGCCTTGGCAGGGCTGGGCCCATCCACGTCGCTGCCAAGGAGGGAGGTGGGGCCGCCGGCTATGGTCTGGGGAGGCTCCCTGCTCTCCAGGCTTGGAGACGTGCTGGAGTTGGTCTTGGTGGCAGCGAAGTCCTCTGTCTGGACCACAGCGTCACTGGTCTTGCGCTGCGGTGGGCCAGCCGGGCCCTCCTCGGGTGAGGAGCCCATCAGGGGCAGGGCGGTGGCAGGCAGCGTGCTCCGCAGGATGTGCGGGACATCTTCGTCCCGGATGCGACGCCACGTGGTACCCGGCGCAGCCACCCTGGGCAGTGGCCGGGCCTCCCCGTCACTGCTGCGGCGGGCCGGGTCAGCCGCGGGCCTGGGGGCGGCGCTGTTGGGCCTGGGGGCCATGCTGATGTGGGGCAGAGAGGCGTAGCGCTTGACCGTCTCGGGCCGGGCCGCTGGTGTGCGGACAGGCAGGCGTGATGGGCTCTCGGAGCTGGTGCGCCGGGGCGGCCTCTCGCAGGGGCTGGCCTGGGCTGCGGGGAGCTGCGGTGGGGCCGGGGCCTGCTGGGGGGGCGCCCGCAGCTCGTCGCAGCGCGAGGAGCAGAGGAAGACGGCAGGCAGCGCAGGCCGGCCACGGCGGGGCGAGCCGGCCTGGGCAGCAGGGGTGGTGGCCTCGGCCGAGGACAGTTCGGAGCGGCGTCGGCGCAGCAGGCCTGGTGACTCCTTGATGAAGGTCAGCTGCCGCCGGAAGCCCGAGCGGTCGGAGGACTCGCTGCCGCTGGAGCGGGCGGAGGCCACGCGCACCAGGCCCAGGCGGCCCCCTCGGGTGCCCGGGCCCACCTCGGCCCCTGCCCGGCCTCT of Vicugna pacos chromosome 22, VicPac4, whole genome shotgun sequence contains these proteins:
- the PCSK4 gene encoding proprotein convertase subtilisin/kexin type 4 isoform X4 — its product is MRPARSALWLRLTLALGLALVGPMAVGWASARVPIYVSSWAVRVSQGYQEVERLARKFGFVNLGQIFPDGQYFHLRHRGVVQQSLTPHWGHCLRLKKDPKVQWFQQQTLRRRVKRSLVVPTDPWFSKQWYMVWSQGLSGQGIVVSVLDDGIEKDHPDLWANYDPLASYDFNDYDPDPQPRYTPSDENRHGTRCAGEVAAIANNRFCGTGVAYNARIGGVRMLDGTITDVIEAQSLSLQPQHIHIYSASWGPEDDGRTVDGPGILTREAFRRGVTKGRGGLGTLFIWASGNGGLHYDNCNCDGYTNSIHTLSVGSTTQQGHVPWYSEACASTLTTTFSSGVATDPQIVTTDLHHRCTDKHTGTSASAPLAAGMIALALEANPFLTWRDMQHLVVRASRPAQLQAEDWRTNGVGRQVSHHYGYGLLDAGLLVGLARTWLPTQPQKKCTVHIVHTPTRPAGVAFSIDTDTDPGPDTEVAAPSPILQRMHVRKNVSACAGQANYIRSLEHVQVQLSLSYSRRGDLEISLTSPMGTRSTLVAVRPLDASGQGYNSWIFMSTHFWDENPRGSWTLGLENKGYYFNTGTLYRYTLLLYGTAEDMTARPPGPQVTSSACVQRDTEGLCQECHSPAYILGHLCLSHCPPRYFNHTQQAVTAGPGGPDAPALQMCSSCHSSCYTCRGSSPLDCTSCPPPSTLDEQRGSCSGPAPTKGRSQPTVTACPRCHGRALALVLALLAVAFGNSLLCSILLAGCLLLCVGPASSGGHPGHHSRPHCRLKPREV
- the PCSK4 gene encoding proprotein convertase subtilisin/kexin type 4 isoform X6 — its product is MRPARSALWLRLTLALGLALVGPMAVGWASARVPIYVSSWAVRVSQGYQEVERLARKFGFVNLGQIFPDGQYFHLRHRGVVQQSLTPHWGHCLRLKKDPKVQWFQQQTLRRRVKRSLVVPTDPWFSKQWYMNNKVQPDLNILQVWSQGLSGQGIVVSVLDDGIEKDHPDLWANYDPLASYDFNDYDPDPQPRYTPSDENRHGTRCAGEVAAIANNRFCGTGVAYNARIGGVRMLDGTITDVIEAQSLSLQPQHIHIYSASWGPEDDGRTVDGPGILTREAFRRGVTKGRGGLGTLFIWASGNGGLHYDNCNCDGYTNSIHTLSVGSTTQQGHVPWYSEACASTLTTTFSSGVATDPQIVTTDLHHRCTDKHTGTSASAPLAAGMIALALEANPFLTWRDMQHLVVRASRPAQLQAEDWRTNGVGRQVSHHYGYGLLDAGLLVGLARTWLPTQPQKKCTVHIVHTPTRPAGVAFSIDTDTDPGPDTEVAAPSPILQRMHVRKNVSACAGQANYIRSLEHVQVQLSLSYSRRGDLEISLTSPMGTRSTLVAVRPLDASGQGYNSWIFMSTHFWDENPRGSWTLGLENKGYYFNTGTLYRYTLLLYGTAEDMTARPPGPQNATALPTSWATSASPTARQGTSTTRSRR
- the PCSK4 gene encoding proprotein convertase subtilisin/kexin type 4 isoform X5, with protein sequence MRPARSALWLRLTLALGLALVGPMAVGWASARVPIYVSSWAVRVSQGYQEVERLARKFGFVNLGQIFPDGQYFHLRHRGVVQQSLTPHWGHCLRLKKDPKVQWFQQQTLRRRVKRSLVVPTDPWFSKQWYMNNKVQPDLNILQVWSQGLSGQGIVVSVLDDGIEKDHPDLWANYDPLASYDFNDYDPDPQPRYTPSDENRHGTRCAGEVAAIANNRFCGTGVAYNARIGGVRMLDGTITDVIEAQSLSLQPQHIHIYSASWGPEDDGRTVDGPGILTREAFRRGVTKGRGGLGTLFIWASGNGGLHYDNCNCDGYTNSIHTLSVGSTTQQGHVPWYSEACASTLTTTFSSGVATDPQIVTTDLHHRCTDKHTGTSASAPLAAGMIALALEANRPAGVAFSIDTDTDPGPDTEVAAPSPILQRMHVRKNVSACAGQANYIRSLEHVQVQLSLSYSRRGDLEISLTSPMGTRSTLVAVRPLDASGQGYNSWIFMSTHFWDENPRGSWTLGLENKGYYFNTGTLYRYTLLLYGTAEDMTARPPGPQVTSSACVQRDTEGLCQECHSPAYILGHLCLSHCPPRYFNHTQQAVTAGPGGPDAPALQMCSSCHSSCYTCRGSSPLDCTSCPPPSTLDEQRGSCSGPAPTKGRSQPTVTACPRCHGRALALVLALLAVAFGNSLLCSILLAGCLLLCVGPASSGGHPGHHSRPHCRLKPREV